The sequence aAGAGAGTCGGCGtctattcaaaataaaaaagaagagacatcatttttcgaagtttctTGGTGATAGAAAAATCCTGCCACTTTGAGGGgaacatttttgatacaaaatcTCCATAAAATCCGAGACCGAACCATAAGGGAAGATGCCAGAAGGGAAGAATCGGAAAATgtgtttgttttaattaatatGCGGTGGACACATTTTCTGCTTCTTTCCCTTTGGTCgggtttcaaaaatctgagaGTTTCCGTTTCCAAATTGCTTGAAAATgcctgaaattctgaaaaatctggaaaatacaAAGTTCCCGAGAATTTTGAGACGAAAGTCTGAAGAGAAGCCATTTTTGTGATGGAAAATTGCATTTGGGAATGCAAATAATTGATATTTCACATCTGAAACagatttcctgaaaatcaaaacaaaacaacggCTTGTTCAACACAcaaatttattgatatttcGAAGAATAAAGTGGAAGAATGGGAAATCAAAGGAAAATGATAGGTAGATTGGGAACAAGGAGGAGAGGTCAGGAGAATCAGGAGGATCAGAAAAGGATAGGGGAGATCATGAAGTAGATTGTTCGGAGGTTGTTTGGAGCTGGCATTGGTGGAATTCGAATTGTTCAGTCTTGATCCGGGAGCTTGTATCCAGCGTTTTCGAAGTCCTCGATGCTTCTAGGATAGTTGCAGAGCGGCTGCGAACAATGGCAGATGTACGTATCTGCGAAGGTAGCTGGGCGGGTTTTGTCCAAcaaggttttctgaaaaattaaaaattattattagtATACCGTagcttttttatttggaaCTTACCTCCATTCTTTGGCACGTGCCGTCGGCTTTGGCGAGCTCTTGTTTTCTGTGCTGGTTCTGGGGGATGTTGGCGATTCCTCCGAATGACGAGATCTGCTCGCTTGGGTAGAACATTGCGAAGCAGGAGAGTTGGTTGCGGATAACTTTGGCTTTCGGGATGCCAACGTTTTGTTGATAGCAGTTAATGGCTTCAGAAATGGCGACGATGCTGCAGGTGGCCAAAATTACAAAGAGAGCGGATTTCGAAGAGAGCATTTTTTGGAGTTGACGTGGAGCacttttcaatggaaaatgcATGAATTAACTAAGTTTGACCGCAATTTATATGTAATCTCAAATCCCGCCCCATtagacattctgaaatttcagctccGCCCTTTTCCAGTCTTGGTTGGAGTCTTGAAGGAACGCCACGCCCCATGGCCTTAACAATTGGGAGAAGTTCTGAAACTGAAGCgtccaaaataaatttgtggAATTGAGCCACCCCCGGAATCTGAATCATAAAGGACAAATAATCAAAGCACTGAACGAGAGACACTGCCAgcattggaaaatattttattatgtcTGAAATATGAGATTACTGGGACTGGAagtctagaaaaaaaagaatgtagAATGACGTTTCTGGGTTTTTGAACATATAGCCTCGAgttgtgctccaaaaaattagtggatttgagaaaaataccaTAGCTCACTGCATCAGTTCATGaactcacgtggtgtcaggctgtccataacattttgatctacaaaaatgcggaaatGTTTTGCCCAGAAacatgtgacgtcagcacactcttaatcgtgcaaaattagaaaagaaaTCTGCATCTAGACGCGTCTAAATTCGCGCAACTTTTGTAGATCAtgccgaaatgggacactctgataCCACATGAGAACCAAAATCCataaggaagaaaaaaaaatttgactgagTGGAAGAAAAACCACTGCAAAATCAATAAACGTgactgaatttcaaattttcgcgacattttgttttctttgtgCTTATTCACAAACCAGGATTTTTCAATCGGCagtttcatatttcaaaaaaaaatttgcacacCACGAGCATCCGAGCCCACGGTCACTTTTTATTGCTTCTGCCCGGCTTCTCttgctttttttctgttttgctTTGAGGTTTATGTGCAGATGTTGCTAAGTTTTGTACACaatgtaggggtactgtaggattactgtagattaaGGAAAATAAAACGGCAAGCTTCTAAAGAGATATTGAGTTAGTAGCTGGGAGTTGGCAGTGATCTGAAGATACTGTAGTGGTATTTAAGGGTATTGTTGGAtcactgtaggattactgtaggtttactgtagttttgaaagaaactttttttttaattcaatgaGAGTCGGCGTcctaaaaaatagaaaaattctgCCACATTGAGGCGAcatttttgatgcaaaatcTTCATAAAATCCGAGACCATACGGGAAGATGCCAGAAgggaaaacccaaaaaaaaagtgtttgttCCAATTAATGTGCTTTTGCGCATCTTTCCTTTTTGTCGGGTCTTTAAAATCTGGAAGTTTTTCCCAAATTGCTCGAAAATGcacgaaattctgaaaaatgtggcagatgaaaattttccaagaagTTGAGACGAAAGTCTGAAGAGAAGCCTCTGTTGTGCTGGAAAATTGCATTTGGCAATGCAAATTATTGATATTTCACATCTGAAACAGAAttcctgaaaatcaaaacaaaacaacgcCTTGCTCAGCTTACAATTTTATTgacttttcaaagaaaaaaaaggaaaaatgaagaataaaTGGGAACTGATAGGTAGATTGGGGAAACAGAGGAGAGGTCAggatattatcaaaaaaggaGAGGAGAGATCATGAAGTAGATTGTTCGGAGGTTGTTTGGAGCTGGCATTGGTGGAATTCGAATTGTTCAGTCTTGATCGGCGAGCTTGTTCCCAGCGTTTTCGAAATCCTCGAATTTTCTCGGAGTATTGCACAGCGACTGTGAACAGTAACAGACAAAGGTGTCCGTGTCGTAATTTGAGGGGGTTTTGTTGTACAGCTGGGTCtgctggaatttgaaaataatcagctctctttttactttttgcaaaattgggaaaacgaatttttttaaattttataaattattttcctgTTATATtcattcaataatttcagcccgttttttgacatttaaaccaatttttttatgaCTCAACTCCACATTTAATCCAGAAACTCTGAAATCTGGCATCTGGCATCACATTGTTATTCACTTTGCCATTATTTTCAATACCAAATCGTCATAGTTCTTGACAGAATGGATTATAACATCAGTGGATGTCTCAGATTTGATTTTTGCACGTTTGGTATGTTTTCCTGATCTCCTGATTTGGTCTTTTTGTTTACATCCTAACTCAAATTCCTTTGAAACTCAGTGATTTGGAAAACCAAACAGTCAGAAGAAAATGTTGATATTGATGTACATGACATTCAGAAGAAGATGTGTGGTGCCGAACTGTGATCGAagaaaattcagcaaaacattttcttcGAACGTTCAGTAATTATGAATTCAGTAAACAGGCTCAATTGCCGAGCACAAACAGAGTTCTCAAATGTTGTTCGAACtttgttttaaattccaaATGACAATCTCTTCTGACTAACATTTCAAGTAATTATAGCAAAACAGCTAGAATGAGTGATTTGAAAGTTCGCTCCAATTACAACGTTGTTGAGAATGTTCTCGAGACTAAACATCtaagaaaaacttttaatcAGAGCATGTCAGTATATAAGTTGCAGATTTTCAAACACCTAAGTTAAGGAAGGACTAAAGTTTGATGTTTATTGCTGGTAAAATCTAAGAAGGTGTTTTAATGAACAAAGTTTGCAATGggattactgaaaaattattgtagcggttcaaaatttcgaaaaaaaggttttagcTAAAGCCttcaattttgttaattttttcagccgaTCAGTGTTTTTTATTGGATTATCATCGTTTTTTGCACATTCTGGTTGCTCATCTAACTTTATTTTGTTGGTTAAGGTACATTTGAAGATTATATGTAACCTATTACTGGTTACGTATTGGCTTAAAATGCAAAGcggcaatcggcaaattgccggaattaaaattttacggcaaattgccctagaccaaaatatgcaatgaAAATGGCAATTCTCACAAAAATCTTAGcaataatttaataatgaaaaattgattaacaatttaaaatttgattaactCATTTTTAGGTTTTGAAATTCCAGCTTCAAGTTCCCACATATCCGATCAGGTAGAgtgtattgaatttttaaaacgtcCTATTCTAGTCACTGCTAATTCGAGTACACTATCATCTGACGAGCCGTTAGGAACAATTTTCATGCACAATCTTCCTGGTAGTGATTAGAGATTTAGCTCTAAAGCTGATCTGGAATATCATGTAGTTTTGTGATCAGTGCTGCCATGTATCAGATTTTTGTTGTCCTAGAATTAATTCTGAAgacggttttttttcatttaaaaacgcATGTTGCAGGATTATCCTTACTTATTTAAATACTTGGATACTGAATGCATTTGCATAATTAATATAGTTTATACAGAAATCATCATAAGGTGTTAACTGGAATGAATTCGAAACCATATAAAAAATGCATTCACTTTTGGGACTTCcaacatttcagaattatactttttgaaacgaaaattggaaacattcACGgctatttctgaaaatttcgctTGTAATTTAATGATTCAggtatcttgaaaaaaaccatctacagatcaaattttaattaacaaTACTGCTTACTTTTCGaggtttccagatttttaacttattataaaattttgaatctaacCAATGTTTTGAAGCTAACTAGGAAACCCTCTGAAAGTGACAGAGGGGCATGATGGAATGTGAATTTTAAGCTACTGAATTTTACACCCTTGCTCACGGTGAGCAATCAATAATGCTCAAAACAGCTTGAACGTCCCACTCTTGCCGATTTTAGGAAGGTTGTCATGGTGGTTTCAAGGAAGGTTGTCATggtggttttaaatttttaatcattctTAGGAAGATTGTGCATGAAAATTGTTCCGAAGGACTCGTCAGATGATTCATCAGACGTCAGAGATGAGTGTATTCGAACTAACGACTAATTGGAAATGTTACTATAATAGGAAGTTGCAAAAATTCCATACGCGCTATCGGGAATGTCAGTACTTACAGCTTGAAGTTTAAGCTGTGCAAATGGGTTACCATGTAGTGTAAAAAGTCGTTATTTTGCCGCGACCAACATTCTTCGGGTTCCGCGCTGCTCTATACTTGGCGCGGCTTGCGGCGTGAAGCAGGTGCGGCATGCATTTTGGCGcctacatggaagccctaaAGCTAATAATTTGGCTGCAATCAATTCACTCAAGCTCAGGACAGACTAAACGAAGTtatacatttttgcaatttttattctaaaatgtGCGGTCtctacgttttttttccacttgATAGCTAtctcttcaattttcctaGAAATCTATTTCAAGACCGGATTAGTCACAAAACACAGATCTAACCAGATATTTGGTATTCGACATTATCAAGGTGTGATATTAACAAATCGCACGTTATGCACAATAGGATTTATGCCTTGAATCTTGTAGTTTACGTGAcatgtttcagaaaaggaTTACATTTTTGATGTCGAACTATGATCAGAGGGTATCAGAATGATCATTGAGTATCGTGCAAGTTTTATTTCATGGAAACAGGGAGtaatcaaaaatgtaaaatgctACTAGAAgcttttccaacaaaaatg comes from Caenorhabditis elegans chromosome X and encodes:
- the B0294.1 gene encoding INSulin related (Confirmed by transcript evidence) — encoded protein: MHFPLKSAPRQLQKMLSSKSALFVILATCSIVAISEAINCYQQNVGIPKAKVIRNQLSCFAMFYPSEQISSFGGIANIPQNQHRKQELAKADGTCQRMEKTLLDKTRPATFADTYICHCSQPLCNYPRSIEDFENAGYKLPDQD